One part of the Solanum dulcamara chromosome 8, daSolDulc1.2, whole genome shotgun sequence genome encodes these proteins:
- the LOC129900472 gene encoding peptide methionine sulfoxide reductase-like gives MNSPRMNSWLNKLGFGARTESPMDSSSSEIPQGPDDDVPDPGQQFAQFGAGCFWGVELAYQRVAGVTKTEVGYSQGFIHNPRYEDVCSGTSNHSEVVRVHYDPKECSYESLLDVFWARHDPTTLNRQGNDVGTQYRSGIYFYTPEQEKAALESRERQQKILNRKIVTEILPAKKFYRAEEDHQQYLAKGGRFGSKQSAGKGCNDPIRCYG, from the exons ATGAATTCCCCAAGGATGAATAGTTGGCTCAACAAACTTGGTTTCGGTGCTCGAACTGAATCTCCCATGGATTCATCTTCTTCTGAAATTCCTCAAGGACCCGATGATGATGTACCCGACCCGGGACAGCAGTTCGCCCAATTCGGGGCGGGTTGTTTTTGGGGCGTTGAATTGGCCTATCAGAGAGTGGCCGGGGTTACAAAGACTGAAGTTGGATACTCACAGGGTTTTATACATAATCCGAGATATGAAGATGTGTGTTCTGGTACTAGTAATCATTCTGAGGTTGTTAGAGTCCACTATGATCCTAAGGAATGTAGCTATGAATCCTTGCTTGATGTTTTCTGGGCTCGTCATGATCCTACCACCCTCAATCGGCAG GGGAATGATGTGGGCACTCAGTACAGATCTGGAATTTATTTCTACACACCTGAGCAAGAGAAGGCAGCACTTGAATCCCGGGAAAGACAGCAAAAGATTTTGAACAGGAAGATTGTTACTGAGATTTTGCCTGCCAAGAAATTTTATCGAGCTGAGGAAGATCACCAGCAGTACCTTGCAAAGGGGGGTCGGTTTGGCTCAAAGCAGTCTGCTGGTAAAGGCTGCAATGATCCTATCCGATGCTATGGTTGA